In a single window of the bacterium genome:
- a CDS encoding HNH endonuclease — protein sequence MGQRGFHNGNGLSRPVLVLNQNYEPLTVCPARRAVVLVFLGKAEIIEYLEGGMVHSARDSFPLPSVVRLGVYISRPQKRVLLTRRNIIKRDGHRCQYCGQSRTAMTVDHVIPKNRGGEETWENLVCACVRCNNKKGDRTPEEAAMPLRRQPRRPTHITFIQRFIGLGDQRWKQYLFLD from the coding sequence ATGGGGCAACGTGGCTTTCACAACGGCAATGGGCTTTCGCGACCGGTTCTGGTGCTCAACCAGAACTATGAGCCGTTGACCGTCTGCCCCGCCCGCCGCGCGGTGGTCCTCGTCTTTCTCGGCAAAGCCGAAATCATCGAATACCTCGAAGGGGGCATGGTCCACAGCGCCCGCGACAGTTTTCCGCTGCCGTCGGTGGTGCGTCTGGGCGTCTACATCTCCCGTCCACAGAAGCGCGTGCTGCTGACCCGGCGCAACATCATCAAGCGTGATGGCCACCGCTGCCAGTACTGCGGCCAATCGCGCACCGCAATGACGGTCGATCATGTCATCCCGAAAAACCGCGGCGGCGAAGAGACCTGGGAAAACCTCGTCTGCGCCTGCGTGCGTTGCAACAACAAGAAGGGGGACCGTACGCCCGAAGAGGCGGCCATGCCCCTGCGCCGACAACCGCGACGTCCCACCCACATCACATTCATCCAGCGCTTTATCGGCCTGGGCGACCAGCGCTGGAAGCAGTACCTGTTTCTGGATTGA
- the trpS gene encoding tryptophan--tRNA ligase — translation MAANKIILSGMQPTGRLHLGNYEGALKNWVRLQQDHEMYCCIVDWHALTSDYNDTAQLPERIRQMAIDYIAAGLDPARTAVFIQSQVKEHAELHLLFSMITPIPWLERVPSYKDKANELGLDSYGFLGYPLLQAADILVYRAGGVPVGQDQLPHIELTREVARRFNSLYGEVFPEPQSLLTPFAAVPGLDGRKMSKSYNNEISLSHSEDETRARLKKMFTDPNKLRKGDPGRPEICPVYSLHKIYTPTHESEIAPPCRSGALGCVDCKMRLADNLNATLRPVRERRAALEKDQPTLDKALKVGADKARARAADTMTEVRRAMHLPA, via the coding sequence ATGGCAGCCAATAAGATTATCCTTTCGGGCATGCAGCCGACCGGACGTCTGCATCTGGGCAATTACGAAGGCGCGCTCAAAAACTGGGTCCGCCTGCAACAGGACCATGAGATGTACTGCTGTATCGTCGACTGGCACGCGCTCACCTCCGACTACAACGACACCGCGCAACTGCCCGAGCGGATCCGGCAGATGGCGATCGACTACATCGCTGCCGGCCTGGACCCCGCCAGGACCGCGGTCTTTATCCAATCCCAGGTCAAAGAGCATGCCGAACTGCATCTGCTGTTTTCCATGATCACGCCGATCCCGTGGCTGGAGCGCGTCCCCTCTTACAAGGACAAGGCCAACGAGCTGGGGCTGGACTCCTACGGTTTCCTCGGCTATCCCCTGCTGCAGGCGGCCGACATTCTCGTTTACCGCGCCGGGGGCGTGCCGGTCGGGCAGGATCAATTGCCGCACATCGAGCTCACCCGCGAGGTGGCGCGTCGGTTCAATTCACTTTACGGGGAAGTCTTTCCCGAGCCGCAGTCTCTGCTGACCCCGTTTGCGGCGGTGCCGGGGCTGGATGGGCGCAAGATGTCGAAATCCTACAACAACGAGATTTCGCTCTCGCATTCTGAGGATGAGACCCGCGCCCGGCTCAAAAAGATGTTCACCGACCCCAACAAACTGCGCAAAGGCGATCCGGGACGTCCGGAGATCTGTCCGGTTTATTCATTACACAAAATTTACACACCCACTCACGAGTCCGAAATCGCGCCACCCTGCCGCAGCGGGGCATTGGGATGTGTCGACTGCAAGATGCGTCTGGCGGACAATCTGAACGCCACGTTGCGCCCGGTGCGCGAGCGACGCGCCGCCCTGGAAAAGGACCAGCCGACCCTCGACAAGGCGCTGAAAGTCGGCGCCGACAAGGCCCGTGCCCGCGCCGCCGACACGATGACGGAAGTGCGGCGGGCGATGCATTTGCCGGCGTAA
- a CDS encoding CHRD domain-containing protein, translated as MRKSMATALSAIGVAAWLTATVTVAAPPRNFRTHLSGDEETPAVSTLAQGQAEFQLSGDGLTLSYKLIVANIENVRAAHIHTAPAGTAGPVVVGLYLGPTLPGRTDGVLAEGVITASNLTGPLAGHPLSDLIAIIDAGGAYVNVHTDQHPSGEIRGQID; from the coding sequence ATGCGCAAGTCCATGGCCACGGCCTTGTCAGCGATCGGAGTGGCGGCATGGCTGACAGCGACCGTCACGGTGGCGGCGCCGCCCCGCAATTTCCGCACGCATCTGTCCGGAGATGAGGAAACGCCCGCGGTGTCCACCCTCGCCCAGGGCCAGGCTGAATTTCAGTTGAGCGGTGATGGCCTCACATTGTCCTACAAACTCATTGTGGCCAACATCGAGAATGTGCGCGCGGCCCACATCCACACCGCACCGGCCGGTACCGCCGGGCCGGTGGTGGTCGGGCTTTACCTCGGGCCGACTCTCCCGGGACGCACCGATGGCGTCCTCGCAGAGGGTGTCATCACCGCCTCCAACCTGACCGGTCCGCTGGCCGGGCATCCGCTTTCCGATTTGATCGCGATCATCGACGCGGGCGGCGCCTATGTGAACGTGCACACCGACCAGCATCCCAGCGGCGAAATCCGCGGCCAGATCGACTGA
- a CDS encoding PAS domain S-box protein, giving the protein MSIGFVVGFSIFLQFCAVLLSFRLMTSPKNRIAALLIMGSCSLSATRRIITMTELLRGRGGYEWPLLPETLALCGSLFMVLGLLWFEPRSVPAEADETAGNAVDAGGTVNVPQDLIDCRACFHAMPAAFAIHRVVVDGRGYPIDYEFLDVNPAFERQTGLKRGDVIGKRVTQVIPGMDEVVRQWITNYGRVALTGQPMEFEDYAAPLRRWYAVQAFSPRRGYFITIFQDISERKHAEAAQRRGAPYSALAVRADGGATDGTGPLPRAKTV; this is encoded by the coding sequence ATGAGCATCGGATTTGTGGTTGGCTTCTCCATCTTCCTGCAATTTTGCGCGGTTCTGCTGTCATTTCGGCTGATGACCTCGCCCAAAAACAGGATCGCGGCGCTGCTCATCATGGGCAGCTGTAGTCTGAGCGCGACACGGCGGATCATCACCATGACCGAACTGCTGCGCGGCCGGGGCGGCTACGAATGGCCACTGTTGCCGGAGACGCTGGCGCTGTGCGGGTCGCTGTTCATGGTGCTGGGGTTGCTCTGGTTCGAGCCGCGCTCCGTGCCGGCAGAGGCGGATGAGACAGCGGGGAACGCGGTCGATGCCGGCGGGACGGTCAATGTTCCGCAGGATCTGATCGACTGCCGTGCCTGCTTCCACGCGATGCCGGCGGCGTTCGCAATCCATCGGGTCGTGGTCGATGGCCGCGGCTATCCGATCGACTACGAGTTTCTCGATGTCAATCCCGCCTTCGAGCGCCAGACCGGCCTCAAGCGCGGTGATGTGATCGGTAAACGCGTCACACAAGTCATTCCCGGCATGGACGAAGTGGTCCGACAATGGATCACCAACTACGGCCGTGTGGCGCTGACCGGACAGCCGATGGAGTTTGAGGACTATGCCGCGCCGTTGCGGCGGTGGTATGCGGTGCAGGCCTTCTCGCCGCGGCGCGGGTATTTCATCACGATTTTTCAGGACATCAGCGAGCGCAAGCACGCCGAGGCGGCGCAACGCCGCGGCGCCCCCTACAGCGCGCTGGCCGTGCGCGCCGATGGCGGCGCCACGGACGGGACCGGGCCGCTGCCGCGCGCGAAGACCGTGTAG
- a CDS encoding glycogen-binding domain-containing protein translates to MPAKKPTSKSKTAAKPARPAAKKTTRKTTKPATDQVRPVTFVLDAPYGRDVALAGTFNNWTPQSMARDADGLWRLRLDLAPGLYRYKFLIDSEWKEDPANERKEPNEFGGYNSVIEVT, encoded by the coding sequence ATGCCAGCGAAAAAGCCCACGTCCAAGTCCAAGACCGCCGCCAAGCCGGCCCGCCCGGCGGCGAAGAAGACCACGCGCAAGACCACAAAACCGGCAACCGACCAGGTCAGGCCGGTGACGTTCGTCCTCGATGCTCCCTATGGCAGGGACGTCGCTCTGGCAGGGACTTTCAATAACTGGACGCCGCAGTCGATGGCCAGGGACGCCGATGGCCTCTGGCGGCTGAGGCTGGATTTGGCGCCCGGGCTGTATCGCTACAAGTTCCTGATCGACTCGGAGTGGAAAGAGGATCCCGCCAACGAACGCAAGGAGCCAAACGAATTCGGTGGCTATAACTCCGTGATCGAAGTAACCTGA
- a CDS encoding Fic family protein translates to MTTKTAGQRPGRMVKAGEGYYAFVPDPPPQEIGWTPALVRALSDADRLVGRLAGEGGRLPNPHLLIRPFIAREAVHSSRIEGTQATIGELLASEAGAAIERSPDDLHEVGNYVVALEYGIKRLKTLPLSLRLVRELHKKLMSGVRGNQATPGEFRRTQNWIGPPGSRIANATYVPPPPPEMMEALGEWEKYMHLTTMPPLVQIAIGHYQFEAIHPFLDGNGRVGRLLITLFLVERKILPSPLLYLSAFFEATRREYYDRLRGVTEAGRWGDWVEYFLNGVARQSEDALSRAERINTLLGEWRNRIAGAPSKTPAQLLALLAENPFCTIKGAAERLGVAFTTAQRAVERLEKEKILTQTSESKRDRVYCAREILAILEEPPHLGG, encoded by the coding sequence ATGACAACCAAAACAGCGGGACAGAGACCGGGACGGATGGTCAAGGCGGGGGAGGGGTACTACGCCTTCGTGCCCGATCCGCCGCCACAGGAGATCGGCTGGACGCCGGCGTTGGTGCGGGCCCTCTCCGATGCCGACCGTCTGGTGGGCCGTTTGGCCGGCGAGGGCGGTCGGCTGCCCAACCCGCATCTGCTCATCCGGCCCTTTATCGCGCGCGAGGCGGTGCATTCCAGCCGGATCGAGGGCACACAGGCGACCATCGGCGAGCTATTGGCCTCCGAGGCGGGCGCGGCCATCGAGCGCAGTCCCGATGACCTGCACGAGGTCGGCAACTACGTGGTCGCGCTCGAATACGGGATCAAGCGGCTGAAGACCCTGCCATTGTCACTGCGGCTGGTGCGCGAACTGCACAAGAAGCTGATGAGCGGGGTGCGTGGCAACCAGGCCACGCCGGGGGAATTCCGCCGCACGCAGAATTGGATCGGCCCGCCCGGCAGCCGGATCGCCAACGCCACCTATGTCCCGCCGCCGCCGCCGGAGATGATGGAGGCGCTCGGCGAGTGGGAGAAATACATGCACCTCACCACCATGCCGCCGCTGGTGCAGATCGCGATCGGGCACTATCAGTTCGAGGCGATCCATCCGTTCCTCGACGGCAACGGCCGTGTCGGACGGCTGCTGATCACGCTCTTTCTGGTCGAACGCAAGATCCTGCCGTCACCGCTTCTGTACCTGTCGGCCTTCTTCGAGGCGACACGGCGCGAATACTACGATCGTCTGCGTGGCGTGACCGAGGCGGGCCGCTGGGGCGACTGGGTCGAGTATTTCCTCAACGGCGTGGCGCGGCAATCGGAGGATGCGCTCAGCCGCGCCGAGCGGATCAACACGCTGTTGGGCGAGTGGCGCAACCGGATCGCCGGCGCGCCCAGCAAGACGCCGGCGCAACTGCTCGCGCTGTTGGCGGAAAATCCCTTCTGCACGATCAAGGGTGCCGCCGAGCGGCTGGGCGTCGCCTTCACCACCGCCCAACGGGCGGTCGAGCGGCTGGAGAAGGAGAAGATTCTCACCCAGACATCGGAATCAAAGCGCGACCGTGTCTACTGCGCGAGGGAGATTCTCGCCATCCTCGAGGAGCCGCCGCACCTGGGCGGTTGA
- a CDS encoding peptidylprolyl isomerase: MPQAKQGDTVTVHYTGKLDDGTIFDSSAGGDPLEVTLGAGLVIPGFEKVLFGMNAGETRTTRIPCEEAYGPRREELVVQVGRHQLPEGMEPQVGERLRSEHPDGASFTVVVTAVTDDAIIVDANHPLAGQALTFEITLVEILAA, from the coding sequence ATGCCGCAGGCAAAACAGGGCGATACGGTTACGGTGCACTACACCGGCAAGCTGGATGATGGCACCATTTTCGACAGTTCCGCCGGCGGCGACCCGCTCGAGGTCACCCTCGGCGCCGGCTTGGTGATTCCCGGATTCGAAAAAGTACTCTTCGGCATGAACGCCGGCGAGACACGCACCACGCGCATTCCCTGCGAAGAGGCCTATGGCCCGCGCCGTGAAGAGTTGGTGGTGCAGGTGGGACGACACCAGTTGCCCGAAGGCATGGAGCCGCAGGTCGGCGAACGGCTGCGATCGGAGCATCCCGACGGCGCCAGTTTCACCGTGGTGGTGACCGCGGTCACGGACGACGCGATCATCGTCGACGCCAATCACCCGCTGGCCGGGCAGGCATTGACGTTCGAGATCACGCTGGTCGAGATCCTGGCGGCGTAG